In Salinarimonas sp., a genomic segment contains:
- a CDS encoding GNAT family N-acetyltransferase, with amino-acid sequence MPRLRPATRADLPRIHAVRHGVSENRLLDPNVAPEAEVLWYMDEAIFLVAEDEAGEIQGFACADARNGYVWALFVIEDAHGSGFGTALHDAVLARFAEAGLRQAWLTTGDGTSAMRFYERRGWRVTGRSFRGDMVMVRAVEPPSP; translated from the coding sequence ATGCCCCGCCTGCGTCCCGCCACACGCGCCGATCTGCCCCGCATCCATGCGGTGCGCCACGGCGTCTCCGAGAACCGCCTGCTCGACCCGAACGTCGCGCCCGAGGCGGAGGTGCTCTGGTACATGGACGAGGCCATCTTCCTCGTCGCCGAGGACGAGGCCGGGGAGATCCAGGGCTTCGCCTGCGCGGATGCGCGCAACGGCTACGTCTGGGCGCTGTTCGTCATCGAGGACGCCCACGGCAGCGGCTTCGGCACGGCCCTGCACGACGCGGTGCTCGCCCGCTTCGCCGAGGCGGGATTGCGCCAGGCGTGGCTCACGACCGGCGACGGCACGTCGGCGATGCGCTTCTACGAGCGGCGCGGGTGGCGGGTGACGGGGCGGTCTTTCCGGGGGGACATGGTGATGGTCAGGGCCGTGGAACCGCCTTCTCCATGA
- a CDS encoding GNAT family N-acetyltransferase codes for MSAPRPAGPDEAPAVAALVDAAFAAYLPRLGRPPGPMLQDWAANVAAGEVVVVADETGALDALARIVPEPEALLLDTLAVRPDRQGRGLGRALVAVAEDEARRRGLARLRLYTNALMTENVALYTRLGFVETHRGGEPPYQRVFMEKAVPRP; via the coding sequence GTGAGCGCGCCACGCCCCGCCGGCCCGGACGAAGCCCCCGCGGTCGCCGCCCTCGTCGACGCCGCCTTCGCCGCCTACCTCCCCCGTCTCGGACGCCCGCCCGGGCCGATGCTGCAGGACTGGGCCGCCAACGTCGCGGCGGGCGAGGTCGTCGTCGTGGCGGACGAGACGGGCGCGCTCGACGCCCTCGCCCGGATCGTGCCGGAGCCGGAGGCGCTCCTCCTCGACACGCTTGCCGTGCGGCCCGACCGCCAGGGGCGCGGCCTCGGCCGCGCGCTCGTCGCCGTCGCCGAGGACGAGGCGCGTCGGCGCGGGCTCGCGCGCCTGCGGCTCTACACCAACGCGCTGATGACGGAGAACGTCGCGCTCTACACGCGCCTCGGCTTCGTCGAGACGCATCGCGGCGGGGAGCCGCCCTACCAGCGGGTGTTCATGGAGAAGGCGGTTCCACGGCCCTGA